One genomic region from Pongo abelii isolate AG06213 chromosome 4, NHGRI_mPonAbe1-v2.0_pri, whole genome shotgun sequence encodes:
- the LOC100446320 gene encoding LOW QUALITY PROTEIN: thymosin beta-15A (The sequence of the model RefSeq protein was modified relative to this genomic sequence to represent the inferred CDS: substituted 1 base at 1 genomic stop codon), giving the protein MSDKPDISKGKYDREKLKKISNKEKNTLLSKETIHXEKECIQTF; this is encoded by the coding sequence ATGAGTGATAAGCCAGACATATCAAAAGGGAAGTATGACAgggaaaaactgaagaaaattagtaacaaagaaaaaaatactcttcTGTCAAAGGAAACTATCCACTAGGAGAAAGAGTGTATTCAAACATTCTAA